From one Triticum urartu cultivar G1812 chromosome 3, Tu2.1, whole genome shotgun sequence genomic stretch:
- the LOC125543699 gene encoding ubiquitin-conjugating enzyme E2 20-like: MARGENSESHGSGNVPAAPAPGAASASSGKQAPAAARGADGQSVVRRLQSELMALMMGGDPGVSAFPEGDNIFQWVGTIDGSAATAYEGTSYRLALAFPSDYPYKPPKVRFETPCFHPNVDNHGNICLDILQDKWSSAYDVRTILLSIQSLLGEPNNDSPLNTQAAALWANQEEFRKMVEKLYKPA; this comes from the exons ATGGCGAGGGGCGAGAACAGCGAGTCGCACGGCAGCGGCAACGTCCCGGCGGCCCCCGCACCAGGGGCAGCGTCAGCGTCCTCGGGGAAGCAGGCGCCGGCGGCTGCGCGTGGCGCGGACGGGCAGTCGGTGGTGCGGCGGCTGCAGTCGGAGCTGATGGCGCTGATGATGGGCGGCGACCCCGGGGTGTCGGCGTTCCCGGAGGGGGACAACATCTTCCAGTGGGTCGGCACCATCGACGGATCCGCCGCCACCGCGTACGAGGGCACCTCCTACCGCCTCGCGCTCGCCTTCCCCAGCGACTACCCCTACAAGCCGCCCAAGGTGCGGTTCGAGACCCCCTGCTTCCACCCCAACGTCGACAACCACGGCAACATCTGCCTCGACATCCTCCAGGACAAGTGGTCCTCCGCCTACGACGTCCGCACCATCCTCCTCTCCATCCAGAGCCTGCTCGGAG AGCCGAACAACGACTCCCCCCTGAACACACAGGCGGCCGCGCTCTGGGCGAATCAAGAAG AGTTCAGGAAGATGGTGGAGAAGCTCTACAAGCCGGCGTAA
- the LOC125543698 gene encoding uncharacterized protein LOC125543698 isoform X2, producing the protein MRKSSLCLSPATGCGGQTRALAAAELPEESSPARMENRQNTGLKKRKLLRTVREQEPAIKEMCQALKEMESKVKNLRDDNNRLRGELLDKDRQLAVTRTLLVDRERQLTKTQTLLADREQQLEARTLLVDTKEFETEILRLKHLLAEKNDTNNYAALVSPETITEVIQKQTPVSPARTPVSNRTNTVQSSVNAIVHHGSFQDEAREDCCRRGVRTSG; encoded by the exons ATGAGGAAAAGCTCCCTCTGTCTCTCTCCCGCGACTGGCTGCGGCGGCCAAACGAGGGCATTGGCGGCGGCAGAG CTTCCAGAAGAATCTTCGCCCGCGCGGATGGAGAACCGACAGAATACTGGCCTCAAG AAGCGGAAGCTTCTGAGGacggtgcgggagcaggagccTGCTATCAAGGAGATGTGCCAAG CCCTGAAGGAGATGGAAAGCAAGGTCAAGAACCTCCGGGACGACAACAACCGGCTCCGCGGCGAGCT GCTCGACAAGGACCGGCAGCTTGCGGTGACGCGGACACTTTTAGTTGACAGGGAGCGTCAGCTTACGAAGACCCAGACACTTCTAGCTGACAGGGAGCAGCAGCTTGAGGCCCGGACACTTCTGGTTGACA CAAAGGAGTTTGAAACAGAAATTTTGAGGCTTAAGCATCTGTTGGCTGAGAAGAATGATACAAATAACTATGCAGCTCTAGTGTCTCCTGAGACAATAACTGAAGTCATACAGAAGCAAACTCCAGTTTCACCTGCAAGAACACCGGTGTCAAACAGAACGAATACAGTACAGTCCAGTGTGAATGCCATTGTCCACCATGGTAGCTTTCAGGATGAAGCTAGAGAG GACTGCTGTAGAAGAGGTGTTCGCACCTCAGGTTAG
- the LOC125543698 gene encoding uncharacterized protein LOC125543698 isoform X3 — translation MRRRWRWRRLDGLGGGFGGADGKRERGRRTEEEELALKLPEESSPARMENRQNTGLKKRKLLRTVREQEPAIKEMCQALKEMESKVKNLRDDNNRLRGELLDKDRQLAVTRTLLVDRERQLTKTQTLLADREQQLEARTLLVDTKEFETEILRLKHLLAEKNDTNNYAALVSPETITEVIQKQTPVSPARTPVSNRTNTVQSSVNAIVHHGSFQDEAREDCCRRGVRTSG, via the exons ATGcgacggcggtggcggtggcggaggCTTGATGGGCTAGGCGGTGGCTTTGGTGGTGCGGATGGAAAGCGGGAGCGGGGCCGGCGAACTGAAGAAGAGGAGTTGGCGCTG AAGCTTCCAGAAGAATCTTCGCCCGCGCGGATGGAGAACCGACAGAATACTGGCCTCAAG AAGCGGAAGCTTCTGAGGacggtgcgggagcaggagccTGCTATCAAGGAGATGTGCCAAG CCCTGAAGGAGATGGAAAGCAAGGTCAAGAACCTCCGGGACGACAACAACCGGCTCCGCGGCGAGCT GCTCGACAAGGACCGGCAGCTTGCGGTGACGCGGACACTTTTAGTTGACAGGGAGCGTCAGCTTACGAAGACCCAGACACTTCTAGCTGACAGGGAGCAGCAGCTTGAGGCCCGGACACTTCTGGTTGACA CAAAGGAGTTTGAAACAGAAATTTTGAGGCTTAAGCATCTGTTGGCTGAGAAGAATGATACAAATAACTATGCAGCTCTAGTGTCTCCTGAGACAATAACTGAAGTCATACAGAAGCAAACTCCAGTTTCACCTGCAAGAACACCGGTGTCAAACAGAACGAATACAGTACAGTCCAGTGTGAATGCCATTGTCCACCATGGTAGCTTTCAGGATGAAGCTAGAGAG GACTGCTGTAGAAGAGGTGTTCGCACCTCAGGTTAG
- the LOC125543698 gene encoding uncharacterized protein LOC125543698 isoform X1, with amino-acid sequence MRKSSLCLSPATGCGGQTRALAAAEKLPEESSPARMENRQNTGLKKRKLLRTVREQEPAIKEMCQALKEMESKVKNLRDDNNRLRGELLDKDRQLAVTRTLLVDRERQLTKTQTLLADREQQLEARTLLVDTKEFETEILRLKHLLAEKNDTNNYAALVSPETITEVIQKQTPVSPARTPVSNRTNTVQSSVNAIVHHGSFQDEAREDCCRRGVRTSG; translated from the exons ATGAGGAAAAGCTCCCTCTGTCTCTCTCCCGCGACTGGCTGCGGCGGCCAAACGAGGGCATTGGCGGCGGCAGAG AAGCTTCCAGAAGAATCTTCGCCCGCGCGGATGGAGAACCGACAGAATACTGGCCTCAAG AAGCGGAAGCTTCTGAGGacggtgcgggagcaggagccTGCTATCAAGGAGATGTGCCAAG CCCTGAAGGAGATGGAAAGCAAGGTCAAGAACCTCCGGGACGACAACAACCGGCTCCGCGGCGAGCT GCTCGACAAGGACCGGCAGCTTGCGGTGACGCGGACACTTTTAGTTGACAGGGAGCGTCAGCTTACGAAGACCCAGACACTTCTAGCTGACAGGGAGCAGCAGCTTGAGGCCCGGACACTTCTGGTTGACA CAAAGGAGTTTGAAACAGAAATTTTGAGGCTTAAGCATCTGTTGGCTGAGAAGAATGATACAAATAACTATGCAGCTCTAGTGTCTCCTGAGACAATAACTGAAGTCATACAGAAGCAAACTCCAGTTTCACCTGCAAGAACACCGGTGTCAAACAGAACGAATACAGTACAGTCCAGTGTGAATGCCATTGTCCACCATGGTAGCTTTCAGGATGAAGCTAGAGAG GACTGCTGTAGAAGAGGTGTTCGCACCTCAGGTTAG
- the LOC125543698 gene encoding uncharacterized protein LOC125543698 isoform X4, giving the protein MRRRWRWRRLDGLGGGFGGADGKRERGRRTEEEELALLPEESSPARMENRQNTGLKKRKLLRTVREQEPAIKEMCQALKEMESKVKNLRDDNNRLRGELLDKDRQLAVTRTLLVDRERQLTKTQTLLADREQQLEARTLLVDTKEFETEILRLKHLLAEKNDTNNYAALVSPETITEVIQKQTPVSPARTPVSNRTNTVQSSVNAIVHHGSFQDEAREDCCRRGVRTSG; this is encoded by the exons ATGcgacggcggtggcggtggcggaggCTTGATGGGCTAGGCGGTGGCTTTGGTGGTGCGGATGGAAAGCGGGAGCGGGGCCGGCGAACTGAAGAAGAGGAGTTGGCGCTG CTTCCAGAAGAATCTTCGCCCGCGCGGATGGAGAACCGACAGAATACTGGCCTCAAG AAGCGGAAGCTTCTGAGGacggtgcgggagcaggagccTGCTATCAAGGAGATGTGCCAAG CCCTGAAGGAGATGGAAAGCAAGGTCAAGAACCTCCGGGACGACAACAACCGGCTCCGCGGCGAGCT GCTCGACAAGGACCGGCAGCTTGCGGTGACGCGGACACTTTTAGTTGACAGGGAGCGTCAGCTTACGAAGACCCAGACACTTCTAGCTGACAGGGAGCAGCAGCTTGAGGCCCGGACACTTCTGGTTGACA CAAAGGAGTTTGAAACAGAAATTTTGAGGCTTAAGCATCTGTTGGCTGAGAAGAATGATACAAATAACTATGCAGCTCTAGTGTCTCCTGAGACAATAACTGAAGTCATACAGAAGCAAACTCCAGTTTCACCTGCAAGAACACCGGTGTCAAACAGAACGAATACAGTACAGTCCAGTGTGAATGCCATTGTCCACCATGGTAGCTTTCAGGATGAAGCTAGAGAG GACTGCTGTAGAAGAGGTGTTCGCACCTCAGGTTAG